The stretch of DNA TCTTGATAATATTGAAGCACGTTAAATAAAATCCTTTTTGATTTTGAGAAATATTATCATAATTAAAATTTGAAAAAAGTTAGAAATCAAAATAAATTCCTTTAATAAAAACTTGCAAAGCAACCACATAGAAAAAATTAGATATAATCACGAAAAATTAAACGCGAAAGATTAAAATGATTGATGTAAGAGAACTACAAAAAGATTTTGAAACTATGGCAACTGCACTTAAAAGAAAGGGTGTAGAACAAGAGGTTTTAGATAATTTAAAAGCATTAGCGCAAGATGCAAAAGCAAAAAGACAAGAGATGGAAAATGTTACTGCTGAGCAAAATAAATTATCTAAAGAGTTTGGTAGATACAAAAAAGAAGGTCTTGATATTGCACCTTTACAAGCTTCAATTAATGAATTAAAATCTAAAAAACAATCAATGGAAGATGAAGTAAGAGTTTTAGAAGAGAAGTTAACTTCTATTGCACTTGGTGTTCCAAATCTTCCAGATGCAAATGTTCCAGATGGTGCAGATGAAGAAGAGAATGTAGTGTTAGAAACTATTGGTGAAAAACCTCAGTTCTCTTTTGAACCAAAAGAACACTGGGATTTAGATAATGGTTGGTTAGACTTTGAAAGAGGTGTTAAATTAGCTAAATCAAGATTTTCTGCTATAAAAGGGCAGGGTGCAAGATTAGAGCGAGCACTTATTAACTATATGTTAGATTTTAACAGAGAAAGAGGTTTTGAAGAGTGGTATGTTCCATTTATGGCAAACTCTAATACACTTCAAGGAACTGGACAACTTCCAAAGTTTGAAGATGATTTATTTAAAATTGAAGGTGAAGATTTATACCTTATTCCTACAGCAGAAGTAAGTCTAACAAACCTTTATAATGATGAAATTGTTCCAGCAGAAGAGTTACCTTTAATGTTAACTTCTTATACTCCTTGTTTTAGAAAAGAAGCAGGAAGTGCAGGAAGAGATACAAGAGGACTAATCAGACAACACCAATTTGACAAAGTTGAAATGGTTGCTATTACAAAACAAGAAGAGTCTCAAGAAGTATTTGAAAAAATGGTTTCTTGTGCAAGTGATTTATTAAGTTCACTTGGACTTGCTCATCAAAAGGTGCAATTATGTACTGGTGATTTAGGTTTTAGTGCTGCTACAACTATTGACTTAGAAGTTTGGCTTCCTGGTCAAAATAAATATAGAGAAATCTCTTCTATTTCAAATACAAGAGAATTCCAAGCAAGACGTGCAAAAATCAGATATAAAGATGGTAAGAAAAATGTATTAGCTCATACATTAAATGGTTCATCATTAGCTGTTGGAAGAACTTTATTAGCTATTATGGAAAACTATCAACAAGAAGATGGAACAGTAGCAATTCCTGAAGTTCTTAAAAAGTATTTATAAGAACTTTAATTTTCTTCATTAAACTTCATATCATAAAGATAACTTGAAATTATTTCAAGTGTATCTTTATCATAGCCTAACTCAGGCATCAACTCATATTTTTTTATCATATCTAACATAATTGAAGTCTCTTCTTTTGGTTTTAAAACCCAAGAACTCATATATGAAACAAACTCTTTTTTCTCTGAAAAGGCTTCTTTGTATCTAGTAACAACTATCTTTAGTGATGGTGCTGATATACTTTTTGTTTTGTGATGACATGTTGTACAGTTTCCTTCAAGAAGTAAACTTCCATAGGAATTAGCATTGGCAGATAAAGAAAAAAGAAGAACTAAAAAGAGATACTTCATTTTTATTTAGATTAGTTTCTCAGGTTTACCAAAATAGTAACCTTGCGAGTAATCAACTCCAATTTCATTTAAGATATTGTATATCTCTTCATTTTCTACATACTCTGCAATTGTTTTAATATTTTGCTTTTTAGCAAAAGTTACTATAGTTTCAACTAGGTTTCTACTAAAACTATCAGTTTCAATATTTTTGATTAAACTTCCATCGATTTTTAAAATATCAGGTGTGTATTCTAAAAGTCTTTCAAAGTTAGAATAACCACTTCCAAAGTCATCAATTGCAATTTTTACATCTCCAGCTTTCTTAACATCTGAAATAAAGTTTTTAACTGTATTGAAGTCTTTAATATTTTCATCTTCTAGTAATTCAAAGGTTACTCTACCTTTGTATTTATCCTTTGAAACAAGCTCTATTAGTTTGTTTCTAATAGCATTGTTTTCAATATCTAAAACAGAAAGATTAATACTTACATTGTGCTCAATATGATCTAAAACATTAAATGAACTCTCAATTACTCTGTTTGTGATTTTTGTGTAGTATGCACCTTTTTTAGATACATCAAGGAAGAAAAATGGTGATACAGTTTCACCTTCTTCATTGATAAGTCTTACAAGAGATTCATATTTAATCGTTTGTTTTGTTTGATTATCAATAATTGGTTGAAAATATGAGATAATCTTGAAGTTATCAAGGGCTTTTTTTACCATATGAATAGTCTCAATATTTTTTTGAGCATTCTTTTGAGCTTCATCTACTAGATTATTTGCAAAGATTAAATTCATATTTGTTTCAACAGCTCTTTCAATACCATATTTAGCATTTTCAAATAGGTTTTTTTCTCCTACACAGTAGCTAACTATTAAAGAGATATCGTATTCAATATTATCAAGTTTTATTGTTTCTTGTTTTGTATTTATAATTAGTTCACTTAAGATATTCTCTATCTTTTTTTGTGCTTTATCTAGTCTTGTATAATCACAACTTAGAGCAAATAAACCATCTCCAAGCTTGTAGATTTTCTCAAAAACCTGTCCATCTTTTGGAAGTAATGCAACAATTGCATTTGCTAGGGTTGTTTCTATCTTTTCTACACTTTTTGTATCATAAAACTTATCTAAAATATCAAAGTTTTCAATTTGAATAAGAGCTAAAAATGATTTACTACATGATTCTAAACTAGCAATAAGCTGTTTCTTTTCACTCATTATTTGTGTGATATCATCTCTTAAAGCCATATATTCAACTATTTCACCTCTATTATCAAAAATTGGTTTTATAGTTGATTTTACAAAATAGCTTTTCCCATCTTTTGTTAGGTTTTTAATAATACCTGTCCAAGGTTTTTTATCTTTTTTTATTGTTTTCCATAGACTTGCAAAAAGCTCTTTTGGATTATCAGGATGCCTAACTATATTGTGTGGTCTTCCTACAAGTTCAATTTCAGAGTAACCAGAGATTTCGCAGAAGTTATCATTTACATAAGTTATCATTCCCGTTGGGTCAGTTTTTGAAATAATAGAACTTTTATTTGTAATATCTTTATATTGATTTAGTATGGCGATATTTCTATCATTTTCTTTTATAAGATTACATTTATTGATTACATTTAAAAGGGCATTGTAAAGTTGGT from Arcobacter sp. F155 encodes:
- the serS gene encoding serine--tRNA ligase, translated to MIDVRELQKDFETMATALKRKGVEQEVLDNLKALAQDAKAKRQEMENVTAEQNKLSKEFGRYKKEGLDIAPLQASINELKSKKQSMEDEVRVLEEKLTSIALGVPNLPDANVPDGADEEENVVLETIGEKPQFSFEPKEHWDLDNGWLDFERGVKLAKSRFSAIKGQGARLERALINYMLDFNRERGFEEWYVPFMANSNTLQGTGQLPKFEDDLFKIEGEDLYLIPTAEVSLTNLYNDEIVPAEELPLMLTSYTPCFRKEAGSAGRDTRGLIRQHQFDKVEMVAITKQEESQEVFEKMVSCASDLLSSLGLAHQKVQLCTGDLGFSAATTIDLEVWLPGQNKYREISSISNTREFQARRAKIRYKDGKKNVLAHTLNGSSLAVGRTLLAIMENYQQEDGTVAIPEVLKKYL
- a CDS encoding EAL domain-containing protein; translation: MVNKLQLENLINEAKDIKVLYVEDDYEVRLNIAKLLETIFPTVILTENGQEALDIFKEDPTIDLIITDINMPVMNGISFIKEARKINFNIPSIIITAHNDKELINDAIIAGIDGFILKPLELDQLYNALLNVINKCNLIKENDRNIAILNQYKDITNKSSIISKTDPTGMITYVNDNFCEISGYSEIELVGRPHNIVRHPDNPKELFASLWKTIKKDKKPWTGIIKNLTKDGKSYFVKSTIKPIFDNRGEIVEYMALRDDITQIMSEKKQLIASLESCSKSFLALIQIENFDILDKFYDTKSVEKIETTLANAIVALLPKDGQVFEKIYKLGDGLFALSCDYTRLDKAQKKIENILSELIINTKQETIKLDNIEYDISLIVSYCVGEKNLFENAKYGIERAVETNMNLIFANNLVDEAQKNAQKNIETIHMVKKALDNFKIISYFQPIIDNQTKQTIKYESLVRLINEEGETVSPFFFLDVSKKGAYYTKITNRVIESSFNVLDHIEHNVSINLSVLDIENNAIRNKLIELVSKDKYKGRVTFELLEDENIKDFNTVKNFISDVKKAGDVKIAIDDFGSGYSNFERLLEYTPDILKIDGSLIKNIETDSFSRNLVETIVTFAKKQNIKTIAEYVENEEIYNILNEIGVDYSQGYYFGKPEKLI
- a CDS encoding cytochrome C, whose amino-acid sequence is MKYLFLVLLFSLSANANSYGSLLLEGNCTTCHHKTKSISAPSLKIVVTRYKEAFSEKKEFVSYMSSWVLKPKEETSIMLDMIKKYELMPELGYDKDTLEIISSYLYDMKFNEEN